A genomic region of Thunnus albacares chromosome 4, fThuAlb1.1, whole genome shotgun sequence contains the following coding sequences:
- the LOC122980839 gene encoding cytochrome c oxidase assembly protein COX14 homolog has product MVTAKRLADIGYRAFSASMMLLTVYGGYLCAMRGYRYMKKQEQLKLAAENQDPEVIKD; this is encoded by the coding sequence ATGGTGACTGCAAAGCGCCTGGCTGACATAGGTTATCGGGCTTTTTCTGCCTCGATGATGCTGCTGACAGTCTACGGTGGCTACCTGTGTGCAATGAGAGGATACCGCTACATGAAAAAGCAAGAACAGCTGAAGCTGGCGGCAGAAAACCAGGACCCTGAAGTCATCAAAGACTGA
- the LOC122980837 gene encoding pre-miRNA 5'-monophosphate methyltransferase, with product MATTCEVGNDAVDEINDPGAAPYGNFINYYTFNPPENRLSLIPDTLLQDLGYSGSTTLMLDVGCNSGDLSVALYKHLVQQPECEEDTATDCRRKVHLLGFDLDETLIERAQQTNPLPSSISFIPLDITEDSNQLQEYLNQHGCSHFHLCVCLAVTMWVHLNHGDSGLLQLLSRLASISQHLLLEAQPWKCYRSAARRLRKLGRSDFDHFKTLKIRGDMADHAKEHLERHCDMELIQSFGSTAWDRKLLLFKRR from the exons ATGGCAACAACATGTGAGGTGGGAAACGATGCTGTTGATGAAATAAATGATCCGGGCGCTGCTCCTTATGGCAACTTCATAAACTATTATACATTTAATCCGCCGGAGAACCGCTTGAGTCTGATTCCAGACACACTCCTCCAGGATTTAGGATACAGCGGCAGCACAACACTGATGCTGGACGTGGGGTGTAATTCAGGG GATTTAAGTGTAGCCCTTTACAAACATCTGGTGCAGCAGCCTGAGTGTGAAGAAGACACTGCAACAGACTGCAGGAGGAAAGTTCATCTCCTGGGCTTCGACTTGGATGAGACCCTCATTGAGCGGGCTCAACAGACCAACCCTCTGCCCAGCAGCATCTCCTTCATCCCTCTGGATATCACTGAAGATAGCAACCAGCTGCAGGAGTACCTCAACCAGCATGGCTGCTCTCACttccacctgtgtgtgtgcctggCTGTCACCATGTGGGTCCACTTAAACCACGGAGACTCAggtctgctgcagctgctctctCGCCTGGCCTCTATCAGTCAGCACCTCCTGCTGGAGGCACAGCCGTGGAAGTGCTACCGCTCTGCAGCCCGGCGACTCAGGAAGTTGGGACGCTCAGACTTTGACCACTTCAAGACCCTGAAGATCCGTGGGGACATGGCCGACCATGCCAAGGAGCACCTGGAGAGACACTGTGACATGGAGCTCATCCAGAGCTTTGGCAGCACAGCTTGGGACCgaaagctgctgctttttaaaaggaGATGA